From Osmerus eperlanus chromosome 28, fOsmEpe2.1, whole genome shotgun sequence, the proteins below share one genomic window:
- the LOC134014922 gene encoding transmembrane protein 252-like, which translates to MEARKQLCSLARMVLPGLGFGVTCMGAYLTSLEKWNSHILNVILAYILITCGFLMLLTGVFWAICHNMRNKRLLPNRRHPDTNVHIYTVDRPSFYPPSYAESQHAFSPRLPAVTPDEEAPSPLQAPPLYTLSSSDTPDDSFNHDQPPPYSETDPRGMLHSRTRGLAYPTDVSVSDSTLFHT; encoded by the exons ATGGAAGCCAGGAAACAACTGTGTTCTCTGGCCCGCATGGTGCTCCCTGGCCTGGGCTTTGGTGTCACCTGCATGGGGGCCTACCTGACATCCCTCGAGAAATGGAACAGCCACATCCTCAACGTGATCCTGGCCTACATCCTCATCACCTGTGGCTTCCTCATGCTCCTCACAGGTGTCTTCTGGGCCATCTGCCACAACATGAGGAACAAGAGGCTGCTGCCAAACAGGAGGCACCCCGACACAAACGTCCACATCTACACAGTAGACAG ACCCAGCTTCTACCCCCCCTCCTATGCCGAGTCCCAACACGCCttctccccccgcctccccgcGGTGACCCCTGACGAGGAagccccctcgcccctccaggCCCCTCCTCTCTACACCCTGAGCAGCTCTGACACCCCTGACGACAGCTTCAACCACGACCAGCCTCCTCCCTACTCAGAGACTGACCCCCGGGGCATGCTACACAGCAGGACCAGGGGGCTGGCTTACCCCACTGACGTCAGCGTTTCTGACTCGACACTGTTTCACACGTAA